The Myroides fluvii region AACGTTGATACATTTCCTTCATTTTTTGGATTGTTACATCCAAGTCATAAGGAACCCCATCTACTAGGGCTTGGCCAATTTCCACTGCTGCGCTAGCAGCGAATAGACCTGCATTTTCTTCTTCATAGTCAAACACAACATGATAGGTACCTGAAACGCTAGTTTCTCTCGTTCTACCGAATCCCGTTTGCATGCCTGCTAAAGACTGAATTTCAATGGCTATATGCTCTACTACATGCCCCATCCAAGTGCCTGTACTAACTCTACTAAAAAAGCCACCTGGAGTTCCTTCAGAACAACGGTGACTGTACAGTGAAGGCAATAGCGCTTGGAGTCGATCTGAGAACCCGTCAATTACATCTGTGGGACTTTGTTCTAATTCTTCTAAATTTAATCTCATTTGAATGAGTTTAACTCTTGTTTTACTCCAAATATTAGGGCCTCTTAAAACTGATGTTTTTTCTATAATCATAGTTCTTACTTTATTTTTATTAAGTTACCATTAAATAGGGACTACTGCTATTTTAATTAAAAATATTATTAATAAATTATGACAATTATTTAATGAAATAATGATTTAATTTGATTACATTACAAAATCAATAATTTTACTCATGAGTATTAAAGGAAAATTAATTATCATTGGTGGAGGAATAGATGTGGGAGATTCTATAGCGAATGAGAAAGAAATAAACAGGAGTTACTTTTGCAGTTGTGGTATTTTGAAAAATATTATAGAGGAATCGAAATACAAGGAAGAATCCCGAATTGAAATTATAACCACCGCCTCCAAAATACCAAAAGAAGTAAGTGAGATGTATATACGTGCTTTTAAACTTCTTGGAGCTAAAAACGTAGCTCATCTGCCTATCAATAGTAGATTAGAAGCTAATAATCCCGACAATTTACAACGGCTCACTCAAGCAAACGCTGTGCTAGTTACAGGAGGCGATCAATTGCGCTTAACTTCTGTAATAGGAGGAACTCCCTTTCAGCAAATGTTGTTGAATAAATATAACCAGGAAGAGTTTTTATATGCAGGGACCTCTGCAGGAGCTGCCGCAGTATCATCTAGTATGATTTATCAAGGAAATAGCTCAGATGCTTTATTAAAAGGTTTGGTAGAAATAAATAGTGGGTTAGGCCTGATTGATTCTGTCATTATTGATACTCATTTTATTCAACGAGGTAGAATCGGTCGATTGTTCCAAGTTGTTGTGGGAAATCCCATGAAAATAGGTATAGGTTTAGGCGAGGATACAGGTTTAATCATCACGGATAACAATGATACCATGATTGCCATTGGTTCTGGTAGCATTATCCTTGTCGATGGACGACAAATTACAGATACCAATCTAACGCAAATAGAGATTGGAAGCCCCATTTCCATTAGTAATATAATTACCCATGTTATGACTCAAAATGATATCTTTTACTTTAAAAAAAATAAAATAGTTATAAAGGATTCTCAATATAATAACGAATAAAAATAAGCACCATGAAATTAATTATACATGGGGGATTTTTTTCAGAATCCCATACCCATGACAAAACAAAAAGCCAAAAACAAGCAGCGCTAAAACGCATTGTTCACCAAGGTTTCCAATACTTAAAAAACCATACTTCGATTCAAACCGTTGCGTATGTTGTTCAGCTTTTAGAAGATGATCCTCTTTTTAATGCTGGGACAGGGTCTCAGATACAAGCGGATGGAAGGATTAGGATGAGTGCCGCACTAATGGATGGTAGTTCTTTAAAAATGGCAGGGGTTGTTAATATTGAACATGTAAAAAATCCAATTTTGGTAGCTGAGAAATTGATGTCTTATGAGGATAAGATACTTGGTGGAACCGGAGCTATTGAATTTGCTAGAACACATCATTTCCCTTTTTTTGACCCACAAACTAAAGAGCGAAAAGAGGAATATGATAAGAAAAAAGACAATAAGAATCACGCTACAACAAGAACAAGCACCGTAGGATGCGTTTGTATAGACAAGTTAGGTAAACTTGCAACGGCAACCTCTACTGGCGGTAAAGGATATGAAAGGCCAGGAAGAATCTCTGATTCTGCAACAGTAGCAGGGAATTATGCCAATGCGCATTGTGGCGTTAGTCTAACTGGTATTGGTGAGGATATTGTAAGCCTTGCCATGGCAGCAAAAATTGCAACACGAGTTAGTGATGGAATGACTTTGGCTCATGCTTTTGAAAAAAGCTTCCTGGAGTTGAAACAAATAGACGGATTAGCTGGAGCTATAGGAATTGATGACAAGGGAAATATACAGCATCAAGAATCACACCCCACCATGGTGTATGCTAGTTATGATGGAATTCTATTGGATATTTTCTAAATGAAGTTAGCAACCTCCACCCTCCTGATTAAGCCTACCTGAAGGGAGTAAAAAGAGAACGTGTAACATATCAAGCACTTGATCTATTACAGTCATTAAAAAACCACCTGACGACAAATATCAAGTGGTTTTAGAAAGAAGCAACAAATCATTAATAAAGTTGTAAAATTCAGTAAAGAACTTATCTTGTTAGCGTTTAATCTCTTATTTCAATAACGTTAAAGCCTAGTACGCATTCTTTTAGTTGTTTCGCTAATTGCTTTTTCTGTACAGGCTTGTGCTTTTGTATGACTTTCTATCGCTTTCTCAGGTAATCCATCTTCATAGTGTCTAGCAGCATCTAAATGGTATTTTACAGCTGATTCTAAATGACCAGCAGCTTCGCGATGACCTTTGATTTCCTTTTCAGAATTCAGAGCTACAGCTTTGTTTTTTTCCTCTTTTCTATCCATTTTTTTATGTGTTATCTTATAGCTTTATTACTACCCTACAAAGGTTGTATTTATTGATATAGAAAGTATTACACAATAAACATAATAGATTACATGATTCACACATCTTCCCTATTTATCCTTTTTTTATCTTTGAGCTTTTTAAAAAAGGTAGGTGTTAAACCAGTGACTTTTTTAAATTGAGCAGATAAATGGGCTACACTGCTGTAATTAAGTTTATACGAAATCTCAGATAAGTTTAACTCATCATAGATCAACAGTTCTTTTACACGTTCAATTTTGTGAACAATACCAAATTGCTCTATCGTAGTACCCGTTGCCTCGGAGAATATATTGGCGAGATAGGTATAATCATAATCTAGTTGCTTACTGATGTAGTCTGATTTTTTTATTTTTAAATTTTCAATATCTCCATACACCTGTTCTATGACTACTTTTTTAATCTTTTCAATTAAAATGGCTCTTTTACTCTCCATGAGCTCTAATCCTGTTTTAAGTAATGCGCTTTTTAGTTTTGAAAACTCCTCAGAAGTAAGTTCTTGTTTTATTTCAATTTCCCCAAGATCAACTGAGCCATAGGCAATTCCGAGTTTTTCTAACTCCATCTTCACTATCATTTTGCAACGAAAACTTACCATATATTTTATAAAAATATTCATACTTAAGGTAAAAGCTATTTGTTTAAAGGTAAACTAAATATCTAACTAATTGGCATTCAATTATAAGCTATAAAATAAGAAACTAACGATGCTAGGCTAAAAAGAGAAAGCTCAATAAAGAACTTTCTCTTTTAGCAAAACGCTGATTAGTTAAAACCCCTAGGTTGAGGTTTTGCGAAAAAAATGTTTGTGGTTTAGCCTTGTAAGTCATAAAATAAAACGAAGAGAAGGAATACTGAATAAAACTACCTTTTGGGCATTCAATATCAACGTCTGTTTCTTCCCTTCGCCTTACTTTATCCCCTCATTCAATTGTTTATTCTCTATTTTAGAATGAAACTTTACCGCCCTATTGGTGCTGTTTTGTGCTTTTGCACTACATGCATTAGCTTTATCGAGGTTGCCATTCTCAAAATGCCTTGCTGCATCAAAATGGTGTTTTACGGCTAATTCCAAATAACGAACCGCTTGGTTGTGGTTTAGTATCTCTTGCTCTAACACTTCCTGTTTGGAGGTGCTTGTGGCGGTTTGATTTTTTATGTCCATTTTACTTCATCGTTATACGTCAAATATCCCGCTTAATAGACTTGAAAGTGTTACATAATAATGGATATATATTATATAGTTCACACTTATCTATTTTTTATTTGCTGTAAATTCTCTTTTAGCGTTAATGATTGATAGGATTGAGACACAACTGTAATAAGAGAAAACACCAAATATTGAATCATTTAATTATAAATCAATGTTTTATACTAGTGAGACTAGAAGATTTGGTTGAGGCTTGCAGTATGCTAAAAAGGATTTAAATTTGCCTGTATATTTAGTAAATCTAATTTTAATCCCATGATGGAGTACCTCTTTTTTTATTTTGGACTTTCTTTTATGATCATGCATGAAATTGATGCCGTTCGCTGCAAAGAATGGCGAATATTTCCAGGACTTGCTTCTTTAGGTGATAAAGTAGGTTATATCCTCTTTATTTTTGCTCACTTGCCGTTGTTTGTCTTCGTTTTATGGCTGTTGAATCACAGTCAAAATCCACTGCCTTTTATCAAGGGATTTAGCATTTTTTGCATCGTTCATATCGGGCTTCACCTTTTGTTTTTAAAACATAAATACAATGAGTTTAAGGATTGGATTTCCTGGACCTTAATTATTGGTGCGGGTGTATCAGGTTTACTTCAATTGATTAGGATGGCGTAGCTATTCGTTCCTTCTTTTCCTTCTGCTTAGCATAGAAATAGTAATAAATGCTCACTTACAGGAGGAATACGCTTTTTATTTTTTAAGCAAGACCAGGAAGAGTATTAAAGTAAATCACAGCATTTATTCATTTTGTTAAAATATTCAAATATTCTTATTTTTAGTTCCTCATTCACAAAGTACGTGTGGTTTTTTTATTTAATTTTAGCTAGACCGTTTGCTAAATTGTTAATCGTAAAACTAAAAAAATGAAAGTAGATACCCACAAATTTGATAAGGTAGTAGAAACTTCTTCTACGTATGGACGCGTCAATCACGCGCCCAATGCCAATACAGAGCCTCCAATGAATACAGCTCAACGCTCCATGCCTTTTGCGGATGAACCTGGAAATTATCAACGAAATAGAGGACTTCCTACAAAGGATTACACCCAAAGCAAAGTGTATATTGTAGGAAGTGGAATTGCAGGTATGTCTGCTGCTTATTACTTTATTCGAGATGGACGTATTCCTGGGGCGAATATCACCTTTTTAGAACAGCAATCCATTGATGGTGGATCTTTAGATGGTGCTGGTACTGCGCAAGAAGGCTATATTATTCGCGGGGGTAGGGAAATGGATATGACCTATGAAAACCTATGGGATATCTTTCAAGATATCCCAGCTTTGGAACTCCCAAAACCCTATAGTGTATTGGATGAATATCGTTTGATTAACGACAATGATCCCAACTATTCTAAAGCTCGATTTATTCACCAGTTAGGGGAAGTGCAAGACTTTAGAAAATTTGGGCTGGCTAAAAAAGATCAAATGGCCCTGGTTAAACTCCTCTTGAAAAAGAAAGAGGAACTCGATGATATTGCGATAGAGCAATATTTTACTCCTTCTTTTCTTGAAAGTAATTTTTGGACCTTATGGCGAACGATGTTTGCCTTTGAAAATTGGCATAGTTTGTTAGAGTTTAAACTCTATATGCATCGCTTTTTACACGCCATCGACGGTTTAAAAGATCTATCGTCTCTCGTATTCCCACGTTATAATCAATATGATACTTTTGTCACTCCTCTTCGAAAACACTTGGTTGAATTAGGGGTGAAAATTCAATTGGATACACTTGTTGAAGATATCGAATTACACAGCAATACAACAGGAAAAGTGGTACAAAGTTTACTAGTTAAGCAAGGGGGAAAGGAAACGCGTATTCCGATCGATGAACAAGATTTTGTGGTGATTACCACAGGTTCTATGACGGAAGATACAGCATATGGAACGAATACAACGGTTCCTATATTAAAAGTAGATCCTACTACAAGCGGTAAGAGTCCGGGATGGACCTTGTGGAAGAACTTAGCGGCTAAATCACCTCTTTTTGGAAATCCAGAGAAATTCTGTTCCAATATTGAAAAATCCTCTTGGGAATCTGCTACGTTAACATGTAAACCTTCGCCTTTAATTGACAAGCTAAAAGAATATAGCGTTAATGATCCCTATTCAGGAAAAACGGTAACTGGAGGTATTATCACAATAACTGACTCCAAGTGGTTGATGAGTTTTACGTGTAATCGTCAACCCCACTTCCCTACTCAACCAGATGATATTCTTGTCCTTTGGGTTTATGCTTTATTTATGGATAAAGAAGGAAATTACGTAAAGAAAACCATGCCCGCTTGTACTGGAAATGAGATTCTAGCTGAGCTATGCTATCACTTTGGTATTGTGGATAAAATAGATCAGATCATTGAAAACACCATCGTAAGAACTGCTTATATGCCTTATATTACTTCGATGTTTATGCCACGTGCTCAGGGAGATCGCCCGCAAGTTGTACCCCAAGGTTGTCGCAATCTAGGATTAATTGGACAATTTGTAGAAACACCTAACGATGTTGTTTTTACGATGGAAAGTTCTGTGCGTACTGGAAGGCAAGCCGTATATCAATTGTTGAATCTAAACAAACAAGTACCTGATATTTTTCCGTTTCAATATGATATTCGCCACCTCCTAAAGGCAGCACATGCATTAAATGACGATCAGCCCATTGCTGGGGAAGCACTAGTGCGAAAATTTTTAAGGGGAACTTATTATGAACACATTTTACCCCCAGTTGAAAAAAATAAGGATGAACACGAGTCCTTTTTAGTTGAACAATACGAAAAAGCAAGAGATTGGTTTAAAAAGATACTCGGTTAAACGGATTTGAAAACATACGAAACACAGAATAAAAAGTTAAGAATGCCTAGACCTCTTTATTCTGCCGATACCGCTTATTTATTTTTTTAATTTACTTTCGTATAAGTCTATCCATTGTTGAGCGCTCATTTTTCGCATCAATGCTCCGATGAGGTCATATGGAATGTCCTCTAATTTTTTAAATCGAATACAACTCTTACCCATATCTAATTTTTGCTTGCTGTGTTTGGGATATTCGGTTACAAACCAATCCAATAAGTCTGGATCAGAATAAATGCCCATGTGGTAAAAATTAATGGAATTTTTTTGAGAGGCTAATCCAGCAAAAGGCAATGGTTCAATAGGTTTGCAGTGATACCCCGCAGGATAAATTTCGTGCGGCACTACATAACCTAAACCACCATAACTGATTGCTGGTTTAAATCCCTCTGGAAGATTATCTACAATCGTTTGGTGTAACTTGTTAAAAGCTTCAATGCGCGCTGAGGGGATATGAGATAAAATTTCTTCTACTGTATTTCCTACTGCTTTCATAGATGTCTAATGCTAATTGAGATGATGAGTTTTTTTTATTTTCTTCTAAATTCAACGTGAACTTCTGTTATGTTTTTATCCGGTTTCCCCAATTCGGGTTGATCAAACGCTTTTTTTTGACCTTGAAATTCAATCGCAAAGTCTGCGGTTAAAACTAATTTTTTAGCTGTTAGCTCAACAATTCTTGTGTTTTCTTCTCTTTCATTACTATAGATATGATCTCCTTTGATAAAATACGTTAGTTTCTGTTCTTCAGTTTCACAACCGTCTAGTCCATAATCAACGGATCTTGTAGTTAAAACATTACCTTTAAATTCGAATTCTCCTAAACCACATCCATCGTCAACAAGAATATCTTGATTAATAACTTGACGGTCACTATTCAGATAAAGTATTCTTGATTCTTGCCAAATTCCTTGAATATCTTGATTAAAGTTAGATGAACTATTGTCATCACTTGTACATCCTACTGAAGTTAACCCTAAGAGTGAAACTACAGCAAATAAAAAAAAATTTCTTTTCATTAAATAGCAATTGTATGTTAAATAAATATAGCAATTTTTAGGAAAAAAGCATAAAAAAAAAGGATGCCCTAATAGCATCCTCTTTCGTATTATCGTACATATTCAATATGAACCTCTTTTACATCTTCGTATGGGTCTACCCATTCTCCAAGTGCTTTAATTCCAGTAGTATAATCAGATCCCAAATACTCTCCTTCGATCACTAATTTTTTATTGGTTATTTCAATAATTCTAGCACTTTCTTTGGTTCCCTTAATATAAATTCGATCTCCTTTGATTGAAAATTCTTGTTGATCTTCATCTTTATCACATCCCTTTATTGTTTTAAAAAACGCTCTCACAAACATTGTTGAACCTTTAAATTCAATTTCATCAAAGCCACAACCCTCATCATAAGCATGTTCTTCGTCTATTACTTTCATATTTTTATCCAAGTAAATAATTCTAGATTCTTTCCAAACTCCTTGAATACTTTTGTCAAATTTTGATGAACCACTATCATCACTAGAACATCCCACTGTAGCC contains the following coding sequences:
- a CDS encoding isoaspartyl peptidase/L-asparaginase yields the protein MKLIIHGGFFSESHTHDKTKSQKQAALKRIVHQGFQYLKNHTSIQTVAYVVQLLEDDPLFNAGTGSQIQADGRIRMSAALMDGSSLKMAGVVNIEHVKNPILVAEKLMSYEDKILGGTGAIEFARTHHFPFFDPQTKERKEEYDKKKDNKNHATTRTSTVGCVCIDKLGKLATATSTGGKGYERPGRISDSATVAGNYANAHCGVSLTGIGEDIVSLAMAAKIATRVSDGMTLAHAFEKSFLELKQIDGLAGAIGIDDKGNIQHQESHPTMVYASYDGILLDIF
- a CDS encoding DUF6713 family protein; amino-acid sequence: MMEYLFFYFGLSFMIMHEIDAVRCKEWRIFPGLASLGDKVGYILFIFAHLPLFVFVLWLLNHSQNPLPFIKGFSIFCIVHIGLHLLFLKHKYNEFKDWISWTLIIGAGVSGLLQLIRMA
- a CDS encoding lipocalin-like domain-containing protein, yielding MRKFFLLTVVAVLGLATVGCSSDDSGSSKFDKSIQGVWKESRIIYLDKNMKVIDEEHAYDEGCGFDEIEFKGSTMFVRAFFKTIKGCDKDEDQQEFSIKGDRIYIKGTKESARIIEITNKKLVIEGEYLGSDYTTGIKALGEWVDPYEDVKEVHIEYVR
- a CDS encoding cyanophycinase, with product MSIKGKLIIIGGGIDVGDSIANEKEINRSYFCSCGILKNIIEESKYKEESRIEIITTASKIPKEVSEMYIRAFKLLGAKNVAHLPINSRLEANNPDNLQRLTQANAVLVTGGDQLRLTSVIGGTPFQQMLLNKYNQEEFLYAGTSAGAAAVSSSMIYQGNSSDALLKGLVEINSGLGLIDSVIIDTHFIQRGRIGRLFQVVVGNPMKIGIGLGEDTGLIITDNNDTMIAIGSGSIILVDGRQITDTNLTQIEIGSPISISNIITHVMTQNDIFYFKKNKIVIKDSQYNNE
- a CDS encoding lipocalin family protein; this translates as MKRNFFLFAVVSLLGLTSVGCTSDDNSSSNFNQDIQGIWQESRILYLNSDRQVINQDILVDDGCGLGEFEFKGNVLTTRSVDYGLDGCETEEQKLTYFIKGDHIYSNEREENTRIVELTAKKLVLTADFAIEFQGQKKAFDQPELGKPDKNITEVHVEFRRK
- a CDS encoding helix-turn-helix domain-containing protein, which produces MNIFIKYMVSFRCKMIVKMELEKLGIAYGSVDLGEIEIKQELTSEEFSKLKSALLKTGLELMESKRAILIEKIKKVVIEQVYGDIENLKIKKSDYISKQLDYDYTYLANIFSEATGTTIEQFGIVHKIERVKELLIYDELNLSEISYKLNYSSVAHLSAQFKKVTGLTPTFFKKLKDKKRINREDV
- a CDS encoding oleate hydratase, which codes for MKVDTHKFDKVVETSSTYGRVNHAPNANTEPPMNTAQRSMPFADEPGNYQRNRGLPTKDYTQSKVYIVGSGIAGMSAAYYFIRDGRIPGANITFLEQQSIDGGSLDGAGTAQEGYIIRGGREMDMTYENLWDIFQDIPALELPKPYSVLDEYRLINDNDPNYSKARFIHQLGEVQDFRKFGLAKKDQMALVKLLLKKKEELDDIAIEQYFTPSFLESNFWTLWRTMFAFENWHSLLEFKLYMHRFLHAIDGLKDLSSLVFPRYNQYDTFVTPLRKHLVELGVKIQLDTLVEDIELHSNTTGKVVQSLLVKQGGKETRIPIDEQDFVVITTGSMTEDTAYGTNTTVPILKVDPTTSGKSPGWTLWKNLAAKSPLFGNPEKFCSNIEKSSWESATLTCKPSPLIDKLKEYSVNDPYSGKTVTGGIITITDSKWLMSFTCNRQPHFPTQPDDILVLWVYALFMDKEGNYVKKTMPACTGNEILAELCYHFGIVDKIDQIIENTIVRTAYMPYITSMFMPRAQGDRPQVVPQGCRNLGLIGQFVETPNDVVFTMESSVRTGRQAVYQLLNLNKQVPDIFPFQYDIRHLLKAAHALNDDQPIAGEALVRKFLRGTYYEHILPPVEKNKDEHESFLVEQYEKARDWFKKILG
- a CDS encoding DUF1801 domain-containing protein yields the protein MKAVGNTVEEILSHIPSARIEAFNKLHQTIVDNLPEGFKPAISYGGLGYVVPHEIYPAGYHCKPIEPLPFAGLASQKNSINFYHMGIYSDPDLLDWFVTEYPKHSKQKLDMGKSCIRFKKLEDIPYDLIGALMRKMSAQQWIDLYESKLKK